One Elaeis guineensis isolate ETL-2024a chromosome 10, EG11, whole genome shotgun sequence genomic window carries:
- the LOC105052744 gene encoding tRNA-uridine aminocarboxypropyltransferase A isoform X3 — MLMVQPDPALGEAPPFPGGSGGGGAGEGETEEAAAPATKGRAVCWDGCGRPSSVCVCDHLPSCPIPTATRVVVLHHPHELRRKLATLPVLSKCLHNLYLLPGRRLRLGSSPLLDSLYHSSPSPTKALFLFPSSDPSSPVADLGAWVAATPPADRRDPVLIVFDGTWREAKEMVAASLPFLSRFAVRVSLGCDEGKEGESIFESELLLRKEPFLGCVSTMEAVARALRVLEPDGAGADIEARLLAVLRAMVGFQAANLKPMKSRPRLQKKKEIKKKSYEEELERGS, encoded by the exons ATGCTGATGGTTCAACCGGATCCAGCCTTAGGGGAAGCGCCACCGTTCCCCGGGGGCAGCGGTGGCGGTGGCGCTGGCGAGGGTGAGACGGAGGAGGCAGCGGCGCCGGCGACGAAGGGGAGGGCGGTGTGCTGGGACGGCTGTGGCCGGCCGTCGAGCGTGTGCGTGTGCGACCACCTCCCATCCTGCCCCATCCCCACCGCCACCCGCGTTGTCGTCCTCCACCACCCCCACGAGCTCCGTCGCAAGCTCGCCACCCTCCCCGTCCTCTCCAAATGCCTCCACAACCTCTACCTGCTTCCCGGCCGCCGCCTCCGCCTCGGCTCCTCCCCCCTCCTCGACTCCCTCTACCACTCCTCCCCCTCACCCACCAAAGCCCTCTTCCTCTTCCCCAGCTCCGATCCCTCCTCCCCTGTTGCCGACCTCGGGGCCTGGGTCGCCGCGACCCCGCCGGCGGACCGGAGGGATCCCGTCCTCATCGTGTTCGACGGGACGTGGAGGGAAGCGAAGGAGATGGTGGCGGCGAGCCTGCCGTTCCTTTCGCGGTTCGCGGTGCGAGTCTCGCTGGGATGCGACGAAGGGAAAGAGGGGGAGAGTATCTTCGAGTCGGAGCTCTTGCTGAGGAAGGAGCCGTTTTTGGGGTGTGTCAGCACAATGGAGGCGGTGGCGAGGGCGCTGCGGGTGCTGGAACCGGACGGCGCCGGGGCGGACATTGAGGCGAGGTTGCTCGCCGTGCTCCGGGCGATGGTCGGGTTCCAGGCGGCTAATCTGAAGCCCATGAAGTCCAGGCCGAGGTTACAGAAGAAGAAGGAAATCAAGAAGAAGAGCTACGAAGAGGAGCTTGAGAGAG GGTCTTAA
- the LOC105052744 gene encoding tRNA-uridine aminocarboxypropyltransferase A isoform X2, whose translation MLMVQPDPALGEAPPFPGGSGGGGAGEGETEEAAAPATKGRAVCWDGCGRPSSVCVCDHLPSCPIPTATRVVVLHHPHELRRKLATLPVLSKCLHNLYLLPGRRLRLGSSPLLDSLYHSSPSPTKALFLFPSSDPSSPVADLGAWVAATPPADRRDPVLIVFDGTWREAKEMVAASLPFLSRFAVRVSLGCDEGKEGESIFESELLLRKEPFLGCVSTMEAVARALRVLEPDGAGADIEARLLAVLRAMVGFQAANLKPMKSRPRLQKKKEIKKKSYEEELERGINM comes from the exons ATGCTGATGGTTCAACCGGATCCAGCCTTAGGGGAAGCGCCACCGTTCCCCGGGGGCAGCGGTGGCGGTGGCGCTGGCGAGGGTGAGACGGAGGAGGCAGCGGCGCCGGCGACGAAGGGGAGGGCGGTGTGCTGGGACGGCTGTGGCCGGCCGTCGAGCGTGTGCGTGTGCGACCACCTCCCATCCTGCCCCATCCCCACCGCCACCCGCGTTGTCGTCCTCCACCACCCCCACGAGCTCCGTCGCAAGCTCGCCACCCTCCCCGTCCTCTCCAAATGCCTCCACAACCTCTACCTGCTTCCCGGCCGCCGCCTCCGCCTCGGCTCCTCCCCCCTCCTCGACTCCCTCTACCACTCCTCCCCCTCACCCACCAAAGCCCTCTTCCTCTTCCCCAGCTCCGATCCCTCCTCCCCTGTTGCCGACCTCGGGGCCTGGGTCGCCGCGACCCCGCCGGCGGACCGGAGGGATCCCGTCCTCATCGTGTTCGACGGGACGTGGAGGGAAGCGAAGGAGATGGTGGCGGCGAGCCTGCCGTTCCTTTCGCGGTTCGCGGTGCGAGTCTCGCTGGGATGCGACGAAGGGAAAGAGGGGGAGAGTATCTTCGAGTCGGAGCTCTTGCTGAGGAAGGAGCCGTTTTTGGGGTGTGTCAGCACAATGGAGGCGGTGGCGAGGGCGCTGCGGGTGCTGGAACCGGACGGCGCCGGGGCGGACATTGAGGCGAGGTTGCTCGCCGTGCTCCGGGCGATGGTCGGGTTCCAGGCGGCTAATCTGAAGCCCATGAAGTCCAGGCCGAGGTTACAGAAGAAGAAGGAAATCAAGAAGAAGAGCTACGAAGAGGAGCTTGAGAGAG GAATCAACATGTGA
- the LOC105052744 gene encoding tRNA-uridine aminocarboxypropyltransferase A isoform X1, whose protein sequence is MLMVQPDPALGEAPPFPGGSGGGGAGEGETEEAAAPATKGRAVCWDGCGRPSSVCVCDHLPSCPIPTATRVVVLHHPHELRRKLATLPVLSKCLHNLYLLPGRRLRLGSSPLLDSLYHSSPSPTKALFLFPSSDPSSPVADLGAWVAATPPADRRDPVLIVFDGTWREAKEMVAASLPFLSRFAVRVSLGCDEGKEGESIFESELLLRKEPFLGCVSTMEAVARALRVLEPDGAGADIEARLLAVLRAMVGFQAANLKPMKSRPRLQKKKEIKKKSYEEELEREMNAASLVASIRMSARWIFRVEPTRF, encoded by the coding sequence ATGCTGATGGTTCAACCGGATCCAGCCTTAGGGGAAGCGCCACCGTTCCCCGGGGGCAGCGGTGGCGGTGGCGCTGGCGAGGGTGAGACGGAGGAGGCAGCGGCGCCGGCGACGAAGGGGAGGGCGGTGTGCTGGGACGGCTGTGGCCGGCCGTCGAGCGTGTGCGTGTGCGACCACCTCCCATCCTGCCCCATCCCCACCGCCACCCGCGTTGTCGTCCTCCACCACCCCCACGAGCTCCGTCGCAAGCTCGCCACCCTCCCCGTCCTCTCCAAATGCCTCCACAACCTCTACCTGCTTCCCGGCCGCCGCCTCCGCCTCGGCTCCTCCCCCCTCCTCGACTCCCTCTACCACTCCTCCCCCTCACCCACCAAAGCCCTCTTCCTCTTCCCCAGCTCCGATCCCTCCTCCCCTGTTGCCGACCTCGGGGCCTGGGTCGCCGCGACCCCGCCGGCGGACCGGAGGGATCCCGTCCTCATCGTGTTCGACGGGACGTGGAGGGAAGCGAAGGAGATGGTGGCGGCGAGCCTGCCGTTCCTTTCGCGGTTCGCGGTGCGAGTCTCGCTGGGATGCGACGAAGGGAAAGAGGGGGAGAGTATCTTCGAGTCGGAGCTCTTGCTGAGGAAGGAGCCGTTTTTGGGGTGTGTCAGCACAATGGAGGCGGTGGCGAGGGCGCTGCGGGTGCTGGAACCGGACGGCGCCGGGGCGGACATTGAGGCGAGGTTGCTCGCCGTGCTCCGGGCGATGGTCGGGTTCCAGGCGGCTAATCTGAAGCCCATGAAGTCCAGGCCGAGGTTACAGAAGAAGAAGGAAATCAAGAAGAAGAGCTACGAAGAGGAGCTTGAGAGAG